One genomic segment of Anguilla anguilla isolate fAngAng1 chromosome 2, fAngAng1.pri, whole genome shotgun sequence includes these proteins:
- the LOC118220051 gene encoding SCAN domain-containing protein 1-like yields the protein MEHSPEQGETTQPVVALARMLEGMAAMQERQTALHAEQLEALRAQTSLQTQALLQLAAAGETSSRERQTGSPVALHIPKMTPDDDAEAFLEGFEVAARACRWPEEEWVVRLLPLLTGEAQQAAHSLPPTARAEYANLRKAVLDCLGYSPEEHRRRFRETALAGEDRPFAYAQRLLDMARRWLRPELRSADGVVELVTLERFIDGLPGETANWVRCHRPTGLAAAVTLAEDHLALYPRG from the coding sequence ATGGAGCACAGCCCGGAACAGGGGGAAACTACACAACCGGTGGTGGCGCTGGCAAGaatgctggaggggatggcggCGATGCAGGAAAGACAGACGGCGTTACACGCCGAACAGCTTGAGGCTCTGCGTGCGCAGACCTCCCTCCAGACTCAGGCTCTactgcagctggctgctgcGGGAGAAACCAGCTCCCGAGAGCGACAAACCGGGTCCCCCGTAGCTCTCCATATACCCAAAATGACCCCGGATGACGACGCGGAGGCATTCCTCGAGGGGTTTGAGGTGGCAGCGAGGGCGTGCCGATGGCCGGAGGAGGAGTGGGTCGtccgcctcctgcccctcttaacAGGGGAAGCTCAACAAGCGGCACACAGTCTACCCCCCACAGCGCGGGCTGAGTACGCGAACCTGAGGAAGGCGGTCCTGGACTGCCTGGGGTACAGCCCGGAAGAACACCGGAGGCGGTTCCGGGAGACGGCCCTGGCAGGAGAGGACCGGCCGTTCGCGTACGCCCAGAGACTGCTGGACATGGCGCGTCGGTGGCTGCGACCGGAACTCCGGTCAGCCGACggggtggtggagctggtgacCCTTGAGCGGTTCATTGATGGCCTCCCGGGGGAGACGGCGAACTGGGTGAGGTGCCATCGACCGACCGGGTTGGCGGCCGCCGTCACCCTGGCGGAGGACCACCTAGCGCTCTACCCCCGCGGCTag